One Betta splendens chromosome 8, fBetSpl5.4, whole genome shotgun sequence DNA segment encodes these proteins:
- the anapc2 gene encoding anaphase-promoting complex subunit 2, protein MEELMMESQSDDTPGSGAEPGVADAWETVAAALVSPECSVSDQSLFDSLALLCSHGLGQLLGGWLLETLQMRLSSSVVPEFWCGLKQPENELEERGRAWVLLTAFRTLLDRLEPFLGGLERLGMWQTEGRGDVSGPGPNGLQERAFTVIRALLLFSPSPVLQERVLEFYSRTFSVYMNQEGEAEDGAEAADGPEGGLCPGCGVMTQQCWCQDALQQLQELSQILSKLQLLEWVSSEAVTSILHKLIEQRMEQHCRGEYERSFLLEFQKWLELVLGWLSKVFASKVDTDASDSLVASSSTSIIQANQSGSSILKQWRCHMHQFFCRIYVNMRIEELFSIIRDFPESKAAIDDLKFCLERTNQRQQLLTSLKSAFESRLLHPGVHTSDILTVYISAIKALRELDPSMVILQVACQPIRKYLRTREDTVRQIVAGLTGDAEGCTDLASELSRGDPVTLEMQDSDEDGNDPEDWTPDPTDAVPDKIGSKHRSSDIISLLVSIYGSKDIFIDEYRAVLADRLLHQLNYNTAREIRNVELLKLRFGESHMHYCEVMLKDMADSRRINSNIREEESKLGEEEQPLLSLSAIILSSEFWPPLKEEKLELPPLVCQAMEAYTHRYEKLKAMRTLSWKPHLGSVTLDVELEDRTLTNLTVSPIHAAIILHFQEKNSWTLEELSMKLGAPKELVHRKVALWQQHGVLREEAGGRYYVVETGSSKEKMERGVMLIDSDEERDSNTTTQSEQREEKLQLFWAYIQAMLTNLDSMTLERIHSMLRMFVATGPVVTEMDVNELEAFLQRKVREHQLLVSAGVYRLPKSN, encoded by the exons ATGGAGGAACTGATGATGGAGTCACAGTCGGACGACACACCAGGATCGGGGGCAGAGCCTGGGGTCGCTGACGCCTGGGAAACTGTCGCAGCAGCTTTG GTGTCCCCTGAGTGCTCGGTGTCGGATCAGAGCCTCTTCGACTCCCTGGCCCTGCTGTGCAGTCATGGTCTGGGCCAGCTGCTGGGTGGCTGGTTGCTGGAAACGCTGCAGATGCGTTTGTCTTCATCTGTGGTGCCAGAGTTCTGGTGTGGACTGAAACAGCCGGAGaacgagctggaggagagaggcagggcCTGGGTTCTCCTCACGGCCTTTCGTACACTGTTGGATCGTTTGGAACCGTTTCTGG GCGGTTTAGAAAGGCTGGGAATGTGGCAAACTGAGGGTCGTGGTGATGTCTCCGGCCCAGGACCCAATGGTCTCCAAGAGCGGGCCTTTACCGTCATCCgggccctcctcctcttctccccctcccctgtTCTTCAGGAGCGAGTGCTGGAGTTTTACAGCAGGACTTTCTCTGTCTATATGAACCAGGagggtgaggctgaggatggagctgaggctgctgaTGGTCCAGAGGGAGGGCTCTGCCCGGGTTGTGGGGTCATGACACAGCAGTGCTGGTGTCAGGACGCCCTGCAACAACTACAGGAGCTCAGCCAGATACT TTCTAAATTACAGCTGCTGGAGTGGGTCAGCTCAGAGGCTGTTACCTCCATCCTTCACAAGCTCATTGAGCAGAGAATGGAGCAGCACTGCCGGGGCGAGTATGAACGCTCCTTTCTGCTGGAGTTCCAGAAG TGGCTGGAGCTGGTTCTGGGCTGGCTGAGCAAAGTGTTTGCAAGCAAAGTGGACACAGACGCTTCAGACAGTTTGGTAGCTTCTTCCAGTACTTCCATTATCCAGGCCAACCAGTCTGGCAGCTCCATTCTGAAGCAGTGGAGGTGCCACATGCACCAGTTTTTCTGCAGGATCTATGTCAACATGAGGATTGAGGAGCTTTTCAGCATCATTAGAG ATTTTCCAGAATCTAAAGCTGCCATTGATGATCTCAAGTTCTGTTTGGAAAGGACCAACCAGAGACAACAGCTTCTCACTTCCTTAAAATCTGCTTTTGAAAGCCGCCTGCTACATCCAG GCGTCCACACATCTGACATCCTCACAGTTTACATCTCAGCCATTAAAGCTCTCAGAGAGCTGGACCCATCCATGGTCATCCTCCAGGTTGCCTGCCAGCCCATCCGCAAGTATCTCAG GACTCGGGAGGACACGGTGAGGCAGATTGTGGCTGGGCTCACAGGAGATGCAGAGGGCTGCACTGACTTGGCCTCTGAGCTGTCCAGAGGAGACCCAGTGACTCTGGAGATGCaggacagtgatgaagatggaAATGACCCAGAGGACTGGACTCCCGACCCAACGGATGCCGTCCCAG ATAAAATAGGCTCCAAACACCGTTCATCAGACATCATCAGTCTGCTGGTCAGTATCTACGGCAGTAAAGACATCTTCATAGACGAGTACAGAGCCGTGCTGGCTGACAGGCTGCTGCACCAGCTCAACTACAACACTGCCAG GGAAATCCGTAATGTGGAGCTGCTAAAGCTCAGGTTCGGGGAGTCTCACATGCACTACTGTGAAGTTATGCTGAAG GACATGGCAGACTCTCGGAGGATCAACAGCAACATCCGAGAGGAGGAATCAaagctgggagaggaggagcaaccgctgctgtctctgtcggccattaTTCTGTCATCGGAGTTCTGGCCTCCGCTCAAAGAGGAGAAACTGGAGCTTCCTCCGCTCGTCTGCCAAGCAATGGAGGCGTACACTCATCGCTACGAGAAACTCAAG GCTATGAGGACTCTGAGCTGGAAGCCTCATCTGGGTTCTGTCACCCTGgacgtggagctggaggatCGTACTCTCACCAATCTCACAGTCTCCCCCATCCACGCAGCCATCATCCTACACTTTCAGGAAAAAA ATTCGTGGACGCTGGAAGAGCTGAGTATGAAGCTGGGGGCGCCCAAGGAGCTGGTGCACAGGAAGGTAGCCCTGTGGCAGCAGCATGGTGTGTTgagagaggaggcaggtggGCGCTACTACGTGGTGGAGACGGGGTCCTCTAaagaaaagatggagagaggggtGATGCTGATTGACAGTGACGAGGAGAGAGACTCCAACACCACCAcgcagtctgagcagagggaggagaagcttCAG ctgttctGGGCTTACATCCAGGCAATGCTGACCAACCTGGACAGCATGACACTGGAACGAATCCACTCAATGCTCCGGATGTTCGTTGCAACGGGACCCGTCGTCACGGAGATGGACGTCAACGAGCTGGAAGCCTTCCTGCAGAGGAAGGTCAGGGAACATCAGCTGTTGGTCTCTGCAGGTGTCTACAGACTCCCCAAGTCCAACTGA
- the rnf25 gene encoding E3 ubiquitin-protein ligase RNF25: protein MASECDVQSEIEVLQSIYVDELLVNKREDGGWEVSLVLYPSTAEDSVSQFVRMTLTLTLDQQYPSSSPSISIHNPRGLSDDKLNSVHRCLQSEAQSCLGSPVLYQLIEKAKEILTESNIPHGNCVICLYGFKEGETFTKTSCYHYFHSHCLGRYVSHSERELRQREKELEEDKTRDRSDCQELTVVCPVCREALSYDVDQLLSSPAPQLPEMDKAATASDFQQKWFELQKLLERQRAKGGVIDPEVESNRFLIHINEDPPVAEDGTLDAEVSSGPPEPSASSTSCGETGVRSNHFSGPPDCRGGQSQRRRTQVRGPRRGGVRSRPHHGRATPITEQLDRIALSSECTDRPVKAKAQVCPEQHMESNAELCQLKTGWEGYPEQQHKQVSPDDQPVHKSPLEGECQNAAAETAENYGHRGRRRGPQRSGPHGGGPGPGRYHWDWRASRSRGGGSHRGHGRGLQQNVVERERGREEVL, encoded by the exons ATGGCATCGGAGTGCGA TGTGCAGTCAGAAATCGAGGTGCTGCAGTCCATCTACGTGGATGAACTGTTGGTCAACAAGAGAGAGGACGG GGGCTGGGAGGTGAGTCTGGTCCTGTACCCATCCACTGCCGAGGATTCTGTGTCCCAGTTTGTCCGAATGACGTTGACTTTAACCCTCGACCAGCAG TATCCTTCGTcttctccatccatctccatTCATAACCCACGAGGACTGTCTGACGACAAGCTCAACAG TGTCCACAGGTGTCTTCAGTCGGAGGCTCAGTCCTGTCTGGGTTCACCGGTGTTGTATCAGCTTATTGAG AAAGCAAAAGAAATCCTGACTGAAAGCAACATACCACATGGAAACTGTGTCATCTGTCTTTACGGATTTAAG GAGGGAGAGACGTTCACCAAGACGAGCTGCTATCACTACTTCCACTCTCACTGCCTCGGCCGCTACGTCAGCCACTCTGAGAGGGAGCTCcggcagagggagaaggagctggaggaggacaagacCAGAGACCGATCAGACTGTCAG GAGCTGACTGTGGTGTGTCCCGTGTGTAGAGAAGCTCTGTCCTATGATGTCGACCAGCTTCTGTCGTCTCCTGCGCCGCAGCTGCCAGAG ATGGACAAAGCAGCAACTGCTTCAGATTTTCAGCAGAAATGGTTCGAACTGCAGAAGCTTTTGGAAAGACAGAGGGCAAAAGGTGGAGTCATTGACCCGGAGGTGGAATCAAACCGCTTTCTTATCCATATCAATGAG GATCCACCTGTTGCTGAAGATGGAACCCTGGATGCAGAGGTCTCTTCTGGCCCCCCAGAACCCTCTGCCTCTTCTACATCCTGTGGTGAAACTGGTGTCAGGTCAAATCATTTTTCTGGACCCCCCGACTGCAGGGGTGGTCAGAGCCAGAGGCGTCGGACCCAGGTGAGGGGGCCCAGGAGAGGAGGAGTAAGATCCAGACCACATCATGGTAGAGCTACCCCCATCACAGAGCAGTTGGACAGAATCGCTCTGTCCTCAGAGTGCACTGACAGACCAGTAAAAGCCAAAGCTCAGGTTTGTCCTGAGCAACACATGGAATCAAATGCAGAATTGTGTCAGTTGAAGACAGGATGGGAGGGTTACCCAGAGCAACAGCACAAGCAGGTGTCCCCAGACGACCAGCCAGTTCACAAGTCACCTTTGGAAGGGGAGTGCCAGAACGCTGCTGCAGAAACTGCAGAGAACTATGGCCATCGTGGAAGAAGAAGGGGCCCTCAGCGATCTGGGCCACACGGCGGAGGCCCTGGGCCAGGACGGTATCATTGGGACTGGCGAGCTTCAAGAAGCCGGGGAGGAGGGTCCCATCGGGGTCATGGCAGAGGCCTCCAGCAGAatgtggtggagagagagagggggagagaagaggTGCTATGA
- the kat8 gene encoding histone acetyltransferase KAT8, with protein MTGGADFHKGYSNKDSEHRMDVDLDSSHLESERGELDSSLPAACSSNGSGGEEDDGEAVGRARGAGGSSMQHNPGGGGGREQEVSVEIGETYLCQRADKTWHTAEVIQSRLNEQEGREEFYVHYVGFNRRLDEWVDKSRLALTKTVKDAVRKSTESGGVGDLGDQPERKITRNQKRKHDEINHVQKTYAEMDPTTAALEKEHEAITKVKYVDKIQIGNFEIDAWYFSPFPEDYGKQPKLWICEYCLKYMKYEKTFRHHLSHCQWKQPPGKEIYRRSNISVYEVDGRDHKIYCQNLCLLAKLFLDHKTLYFDVEPFIFYILTEVNKQGAHIVGYFSKEKESPDGNNVACILTLPPYQRRGYGKFLIAFSYELSKLESTVGSPEKPLSDLGKLSYRSYWSWVLLEILRDFRGTLSIKDLSQMTSITQSDIISTLQSLNMVKYWKGQHVICVTPKLVEEHLKSAQYKKPPITVDTTCLKWAPPKNKQAKLSKK; from the exons ATGACCGGCGGGGCCGACTTTCACAAGGGCTACAGCAACAAGGACTCGGAGCATAGAATGGATGTGGACCTGGACTCGAGTCACCTGGAAAGTGAGCGGGGGGAGCTGGACAGCAGCCTCCCCGCCGCCTGCTCCTCCAACGGCAGTGGCGGGGAAGAGGACGACGGGGAGGCCGTTGGTCGCgcgagaggagcaggaggctctAGTATGCAGCACAAcccgggaggaggcggcggcagggAGCAGGAGGTGTCGGTCGAAATAGGGGAGACGTACTTGTGTCAAAGAGCCGACAAGACGTGGC ataCAGCAGAGGTCATTCAGTCCCGACTGAATGAGCAGGAGGGCAGAGAGGAGTTTTACGTCCACTATGTAGGAT tcaacagGCGCCTAGATGAGTGGGTGGATAAGTCCCGTCTGGCGCTTACGAAGACGGTGAAGGATGCAGTGAGAAAGAGCACGGAGTCCGGAGGCGTCGGCGATTTGGGAGACCAGCCTGAAAGGAAGATCACCCGGAACCAGAAGCGCAAGCACGATGAGATCAACCATGTTCAGAAG ACATATGCAGAAATGGACCCAACAACTGCTGCACTGGAGAAAGAGCATGAGgcg ATCACAAAAGTGAAGTATGTGGATAAGATTCAGATCGGAAACTTTGAAATTGACGCCTGGTACTTCTCACCGTTTCCAGAAGATTATGGAAAGCAGCCCAAACTATGGATCTGCGAGTACTGTCTTAAATACATGAAGTATGAGAAGACCTTCAGACATCACCTG TCCCACTGTCAGTGGAAACAGCCACCAGGAAAAGAAATCTATAGAAGGAGCAACATATCTGTGTATGAGGTGGATGGTCGGGACCATAAG ATATACTGTCAGAATCTTTGTCTACTAGCAAAACTATTTCTCGATCACAAGACGTTATATTTTGATGTGGAGCCGTTTATTTTCTACATTCTTACTGAAGTCAACAAACAAGGAGCACACATTGTAGGGTACTTTTCCAAA GAGAAGGAGTCTCCAGATGGGAATAATGTGGCCTGTATCCTCACACTCCCACCCTACCAACGCAGAGGCTATGGAAAGTTTCTTATTGCTTtca GTTATGAGCTGTCCAAGCTGGAGAGTACAGTCGGTTCTCCAGAGAAGCCTCTGTCAGATCTGGGGAAGCTGAGCTACAGAAGTTACTGGTCCTGGGTTTTGTTAGAGATCCTAAGGGACTTCAGAGGAACACTATCAATCAAAGACCTCAG CCAGATGACTAGCATCACACAGAGTGACATTATCAGTACTCTGCAGTCGCTCAACATGGTGAAATACTGGAAAGGTCAGCATGTTATATGTGTGACACCAAAACTGGTGGAGGAACATCTAAAAAGCGCCCAATACAAGAAACCACCAATCACAG TGGACACCACATGTTTAAAATGGGCGCCACCTAAAAATAAACAAGCCAAGCTGTCCAAGAAGTGA